A genomic segment from Nicotiana tabacum cultivar K326 chromosome 7, ASM71507v2, whole genome shotgun sequence encodes:
- the LOC107809094 gene encoding 11S globulin seed storage protein Ana o 2.0101-like encodes MEIRSLLPLALCFFLLFNGCFAQIEQQQRFLWQKLQQQQQHRRGRARTECRIQSLNAREPTYKFDSEAGTTEFWDRNNEEFECAGVAAVRNVIQPQGLLLPHYNNAPQLLYIVQGSGLLGSVIPGCAETYESRQRERGVRGEESREGERQFRSGGDQHQKVRQFREGDVLALPAGVTLWFYNNGQERLVTVALLDTSNPANQLDLHFRHFFLAGNPNPRGQSGSRYEEEIRGRREQEQGEQQQQRRQTGNLFDGFDQNLLADVFNVDPELVRNLQGREDQRGRIIRVERFDVLSPEFEEREEQRPSREREGRGGSQPNGLEETICTMRLGENLGRPSRADVYNPRGGRISTLNSHKLPILNWLQLSAERGVLYQNAVMAPYWNMNAHSILYILRGSGRIQVVGDTGNSVFNDQVREGQMLIVPQNFAVVKRAGNQGLDYIAFKTNDQAMTSPLAGRLSAIRAMPEEVLMNSYQISRQEARSLKYNREEATVFAGRRSGGYSTRAFNYALTAVEALLKA; translated from the exons ATGGAAATACGTTCTCTTCTTCCTCTTGCCCTTTGCTTTTTTCTCCTCTTTAATGGTTGCTTTGCTCAAATAGAGCAACAGCAACGATTCTTATGGCAGAAActtcagcaacaacaacaacaccgcCGTGGCCGAGCCAGAACTGAGTGTCGGATCCAGAGCCTTAATGCTCGGGAACCAACTTATAAATTTGACTCAGAGGCTGGAACCACTGAGTTTTGGGACCGTAATAATGAGGAATTTGAATGTGCTGGAGTTGCTGCTGTTAGAAATGTTATTCAACCTCAGGGCTTGCTCTTGCCTCATTACAATAATGCTCCTCAACTCCTCTACATTGTCCAAG GAAGTGGACTTTTGGGTAGTGTAATACCTGGATGTGCCGAAACATATGAATCACGGCAAAGAGAGAGAGGCGTGAGGGGAGAAGAAAGCAGAGAAGGAGAAAGGCAGTTCAGAAGTGGTGGTGATCAACATCAGAAAGTCAGGCAATTTAGAGAGGGTGATGTACTTGCATTGCCAGCAGGTGTTACTCTTTGGTTTTATAACAATGGTCAAGAACGCCTTGTTACTGTCGCTTTGCTTGATACCAGCAATCCTGCTAACCAGCTTGATCTCCACTTCAGG CATTTCTTCCTTGCTGGAAACCCAAATCCCAGAGGACAAAGTGGAAGCAGGTACGAAGAAGAAATCCGAGGCCGAAGAGAACAAGAACAAggtgaacaacaacaacaacgtcGTCAAACCGGCAACCTTTTTGACGGCTTTGACCAAAATCTCCTCGCCGATGTTTTCAACGTTGACCCCGAATTAGTCAGGAACTTACAGGGCAGAGAGGATCAAAGGGGCCGAATTATTCGGGTCGAGAGGTTCGATGTTTTAAGCCCAGAATTTGAAGAAAGAGAAGAACAGAGGCCCAGCAGAGAACGTGAGGGAAGAGGAGGATCACAGCCCAATGGGCTTGAGGAAACTATTTGTACCATGAGGCTTGGAGAGAACTTGGGCCGCCCATCTCGTGCTGACGTGTACAATCCACGTGGCGGACGTATTAGCACCCTCAACAGCCATAAGCTTCCAATTCTCAACTGGCTTCAGCTCAGTGCTGAAAGAGGAGTCCTTTACCAG AACGCAGTAATGGCACCATACTGGAACATGAACGCACACAGCATCCTCTACATTCTCCGAGGAAGCGGTCGGATTCAGGTAGTCGGCGACACCGGAAACTCCGTATTCAACGACCAAGTCAGAGAAGGTCAAATGCTCATAGTACCACAAAACTTTGCAGTAGTAAAAAGAGCAGGAAACCAAGGACTAGACTACATTGCATTCAAAACCAACGATCAAGCCATGACCAGCCCATTAGCCGGACGTTTATCGGCGATCCGAGCAATGCCGGAGGAAGTTCTGATGAACTCTTACCAGATATCAAGACAAGAAGCAAGAAGTTTGAAGTATAATAGAGAAGAAGCAACTGTTTTTGCTGGTAGAAGGTCAGGTGGATATTCAACTAGGGCATTTAACTATGCTTTAACTGCTGTTGAAGCTCTTTTAAAAGCTTAA